Proteins encoded together in one Impatiens glandulifera chromosome 1, dImpGla2.1, whole genome shotgun sequence window:
- the LOC124926083 gene encoding uncharacterized protein LOC124926083, whose translation MDFPTCFGENVIQVANASCSSLNRSSTDVSCSNLNHNTVICVYNCNVLGYSCLVTITWSKNLMGQFYILQISDFSGKSLSKSIIKLSLFSKRKGFKTLEMNSIKLGLFWDLSSANFGSGPEPIEGFYLALVCYGEMVLIIGDMKKEAFEKTGSILSIVNATFVSKREHIFGKRAFGTKVRFHDDGPIHELMIDCDTVDNSRLVISLDSNIALIVKRLQWKFRGNQTISIDGAAVEVFWDLYNWLFGTAFGEAVFVFQTSAPEEEKLRCCSEQSFQKSNITGLGFSLVFCASK comes from the coding sequence ATGGATTTTCCAACTTGCTTTGGCGAAAACGTAATACAGGTTGCAAATGCTTCATGTTCCAGTTTGAATAGATCATCGACTGATGTTTCATGTTCCAATTTGAATCATAATACAGTCATATGCGTCTATAACTGCAATGTACTTGGCTATTCTTGTTTGGTCACCATTACTTGGAGCAAGAACTTGATGGGTCAGTTCTATATCCTTCAAATTTCTGATTTTTCCGGTAAATCTCTTTCCAAATCAATTATAAAGCTTTCCCTATTCTCAAAACGAAAAGGGTTTAAAACTTTAGAGATGAATTCTATCAAACTTGGTTTGTTTTGGGATTTATCATCAGCCAATTTCGGATCAGGGCCTGAACCAATTGAAGGGTTTTACTTAGCTTTAGTATGTTACGGtgaaatggttttgataattgGTGATATGAAAAAAGAAGCATTTGAGAAGACGGGTTCGATCCTTTCCATTGTAAATGCGACGTTTGTTTCGAAAAGGGAGCATATATTTGGGAAGAGAGCGTTTGGGACTAAGGTTAGGTTTCACGATGATGGTCCGATTCATGAACTTATGATCGATTGCGATACGGTTGATAATTCAAGGCTAGTGATCTCACTTGATTCTAACATTGCTTTGATTGTGAAGCGTTTACAGTGGAAGTTTCGGGGGAATCAAACGATTTCGATTGATGGTGCGGCGGTGGAGGTTTTCTGGGATTTATATAATTGGTTATTTGGAACTGCGTTTGGGGAGGCGGTGTTTGTGTTTCAAACGTCGGCGCCGGAGGAGGAGAAGTTGCGGTGTTGCTCGGAGCAGAGCTTTCAGAAGTCTAATATTACAGGACTCGGTTTCTCGCTCGTCTTTTGTGCTTCGAAGTAA